The Oxalobacteraceae bacterium OTU3CINTB1 genome includes a window with the following:
- the gcvT gene encoding glycine cleavage system aminomethyltransferase GcvT, with protein MTLKATPLNNAHRAAGAKMVDFGGWDMPVNYGSQIEEHNAVRTDVGMFDVAHMCVVDIKGANVRAFLRGLLANNVDKLQVSGKALYSCMLNPQGFVIDDLIVYFIDESWFRLVVNAGTAEKDVAWMQAQNAATNSGVTITQRRDGDNAMALIAVQGPNARAKVWDVIPESKAGTADMKPFNVAFAHSAAFGEAMIARTGYTGEDGFEIGVAADQAEKLWNTLAAAGVKPAGLGARDTLRLEAGMNLYGQDMDETVNPLDAGLAWTIDLVSERDFIGKAALQAMGQNAQFVGLILREKGGVLRAHQKVIVAGTDAVGEITSGTFSPTMQQAIALARVPNGVAVGDTVHVEIRDKKLAASVVKLPFVRNGKILAV; from the coding sequence ATGACGCTCAAAGCCACCCCACTCAATAACGCACACCGCGCCGCCGGCGCCAAGATGGTCGATTTCGGCGGTTGGGACATGCCCGTCAACTACGGATCGCAGATCGAAGAACACAACGCCGTGCGCACCGACGTCGGCATGTTCGACGTCGCCCACATGTGCGTGGTCGACATCAAGGGCGCCAACGTGCGCGCCTTCCTGCGCGGCCTGCTGGCCAACAACGTCGACAAGCTGCAGGTGTCGGGCAAGGCGCTGTACTCGTGCATGCTCAATCCGCAGGGCTTTGTCATCGACGACTTGATCGTCTACTTCATCGACGAAAGCTGGTTCCGCCTGGTCGTCAACGCCGGCACCGCCGAAAAAGACGTGGCGTGGATGCAGGCGCAGAACGCCGCCACCAACAGCGGCGTGACGATCACGCAGCGCCGGGATGGTGATAACGCCATGGCGCTGATCGCCGTGCAGGGCCCGAACGCGCGCGCCAAGGTGTGGGACGTGATCCCCGAATCGAAGGCAGGCACCGCCGACATGAAACCGTTCAACGTCGCCTTCGCGCACAGCGCCGCCTTCGGCGAGGCGATGATCGCCCGCACCGGCTACACCGGCGAAGACGGCTTCGAGATCGGTGTCGCCGCCGACCAGGCCGAGAAGCTGTGGAACACGCTGGCCGCCGCCGGCGTCAAGCCGGCCGGCCTGGGCGCCCGCGACACGCTGCGTCTGGAAGCGGGCATGAACCTGTACGGCCAGGACATGGACGAAACCGTCAACCCGCTCGACGCCGGCCTGGCGTGGACCATCGACCTGGTGTCCGAGCGCGATTTCATCGGCAAAGCTGCCTTGCAGGCGATGGGCCAGAACGCCCAATTCGTCGGCTTGATCCTGCGCGAAAAAGGCGGCGTGCTGCGCGCCCACCAGAAAGTCATCGTAGCCGGCACCGACGCCGTCGGCGAGATCACCAGCGGCACCTTCAGCCCGACCATGCAGCAGGCCATCGCGCTGGCGCGCGTGCCCAACGGCGTGGCCGTCGGCGACACCGTGCACGTCGAGATCCGCGACAAGAAGCTGGCCGCCTCGGTGGTCAAGCTGCCGTTCGTCCGCAACGGTAAAATCCTCGCTGTTTAA
- a CDS encoding ATP-dependent Clp protease proteolytic subunit: MSQDPNSYEGHAWFTLSGDVNSDMVRRVFDAVADMTEDRITTAHILIQSNGGYVSDGICLYNYLSKLPIKIVTYNAGAVASIAVILFLSGEERYASDTARFMVHKSHASAPHGARPDALRIIVEGLQADDARTEQILREHVKLTEEHWRTHAYSDLHLTAAEGVAVGMVNAVKDFVPPRGQRVANI; the protein is encoded by the coding sequence ATGAGCCAAGATCCAAATTCCTACGAGGGCCACGCGTGGTTCACCCTGTCAGGCGACGTCAACAGTGACATGGTGCGCCGTGTCTTCGACGCCGTTGCCGATATGACGGAGGACCGCATCACCACCGCCCACATCCTGATCCAGTCCAACGGCGGCTATGTCAGCGACGGCATCTGTCTGTACAACTACCTGAGCAAGTTGCCGATCAAGATCGTCACCTACAACGCCGGCGCGGTGGCGTCCATCGCCGTGATCCTGTTCCTGTCCGGCGAGGAGCGTTATGCCAGCGACACGGCGCGCTTCATGGTGCACAAATCGCACGCCAGCGCGCCGCACGGCGCCCGGCCGGACGCGTTGCGCATCATCGTCGAAGGCTTGCAAGCCGACGACGCCCGCACCGAGCAGATCCTGCGCGAACACGTCAAGCTCACCGAGGAGCACTGGCGTACGCACGCGTACTCCGACCTGCACCTGACGGCGGCCGAGGGCGTGGCGGTGGGGATGGTCAACGCGGTGAAGGACTTTGTGCCGCCGCGCGGACAGCGCGTGGCCAATATTTGA
- a CDS encoding DUF1631 domain-containing protein, with protein MANTSTTPSTSGAPIKTVTPRHGLLEDLIGIAVKHAGDQYLALAAKLAGALIDATDGDTRAIQQRLRAGNLLRNRHFAFLHLATEALENTLRQEIAQLAPAAKDKRSGAGQPMSLVPFDEMDKRVALGGASKPFESLHSDALQTLNVRLAFLLGRDILRVSQNPFRPEVFLAALQRAWLQFDPEPESAPLLQPLVKPGMFIELGPMLEALNLALQGKGVMPGFVDGYKGRKADAAKQAAGARARGNQAALAQQLRQFFASSDVAGSAAGQIVDNIAGGLLQGAGVIDPGIPDVPMPALNAGGVWVQGAAQGFQSRGVSNEQAQRQSQIGARQPLFAYLAQLQATAATAAGKHGSDGEPAASAAAMPANVFYLPNIKQSMPQGSLTRADESTFDLLTAIFDTVFRDQNISQEIRDLIRFLQIPVLKAALVDKNFFFQEEHPARRMIDLLSRMGWEQRNGPEDPLFKAMQRSVDRVGRDYDHELSVFAQAVNELEASILAEERVAAATIAEPIAAALKQEKMAEAGKLAKNAVALRIGTGEVIAVVEAFLEQRWVSVLTVAYSIEDGKPGAVNNATRAMDELIWSVRPKLNADDRKLLISKLPGMLATLNKWLDAIKWQDADRLQFFAELAECHASIVRAPLDLSPERQLDISVQVAKQAAERRLELQAKAEAADQAEAETRASQPELEAAEEEAAIEVEGLRRGMWLEFAQPDGGRRQVKLAWISPLRTLYIFSTASRQEAFSLSGEQLARQFRDATARVVRNDGVVAMALSEALARGAVNDASADPARRASTSG; from the coding sequence ATGGCGAATACTTCAACCACCCCGAGCACCAGCGGCGCGCCGATAAAGACGGTAACGCCGCGGCATGGCTTGCTGGAGGACTTGATCGGCATCGCCGTCAAGCACGCGGGCGATCAATATCTGGCACTGGCGGCCAAGCTGGCCGGCGCGCTGATCGACGCCACCGACGGCGATACACGGGCCATCCAGCAACGGCTGCGCGCCGGCAATTTGCTGCGTAACCGCCATTTCGCGTTCTTGCATCTGGCGACGGAGGCATTGGAAAACACGCTGCGCCAGGAGATCGCCCAGTTGGCGCCGGCCGCCAAAGACAAACGTAGCGGCGCCGGGCAGCCGATGTCGCTGGTGCCGTTCGACGAAATGGACAAAAGGGTGGCGCTCGGCGGCGCCAGCAAACCGTTCGAATCGCTGCATTCGGACGCGTTGCAGACGCTCAATGTGCGGCTGGCGTTCTTGCTGGGCCGCGATATCTTGCGCGTGAGCCAGAATCCGTTTCGTCCCGAGGTGTTCCTGGCGGCCTTGCAGCGGGCCTGGCTGCAATTCGATCCCGAGCCGGAGTCGGCGCCGTTGTTGCAACCGCTTGTCAAACCCGGCATGTTTATCGAACTGGGACCGATGCTCGAAGCGCTGAACCTGGCATTGCAGGGCAAGGGCGTAATGCCGGGCTTTGTGGATGGCTACAAGGGCCGCAAGGCCGACGCTGCCAAGCAAGCGGCGGGCGCCCGCGCGCGCGGCAACCAGGCGGCTTTGGCCCAGCAACTGCGCCAGTTCTTCGCCTCCAGCGACGTCGCCGGTTCGGCCGCCGGCCAGATCGTCGACAACATCGCCGGCGGCCTGCTGCAAGGCGCCGGCGTTATCGATCCGGGCATTCCGGATGTGCCGATGCCGGCGCTGAACGCGGGCGGCGTCTGGGTCCAGGGGGCGGCACAAGGTTTCCAGTCGCGCGGCGTTAGCAACGAGCAGGCGCAGCGGCAGTCGCAGATCGGCGCCAGGCAGCCGCTGTTCGCCTATCTGGCGCAGTTGCAGGCGACGGCGGCGACCGCGGCGGGCAAGCACGGATCGGACGGCGAGCCGGCCGCAAGCGCCGCCGCCATGCCGGCCAACGTTTTCTACCTGCCCAACATCAAGCAAAGCATGCCGCAAGGCAGCCTGACGCGCGCCGACGAAAGCACCTTCGATTTGCTGACAGCGATCTTCGACACCGTTTTCCGCGACCAGAACATTTCGCAGGAGATACGCGACCTGATCCGTTTCCTGCAGATTCCCGTGCTCAAGGCCGCGCTGGTCGACAAGAACTTCTTCTTCCAGGAGGAACACCCGGCGCGCCGCATGATCGATCTGCTGTCGCGCATGGGCTGGGAGCAGCGCAATGGGCCGGAAGATCCGTTGTTCAAGGCGATGCAGCGCAGCGTCGACCGCGTCGGCCGCGACTACGACCATGAACTGTCGGTATTCGCCCAGGCCGTCAACGAGCTGGAAGCGTCGATCCTGGCCGAAGAACGGGTCGCCGCGGCCACCATCGCCGAGCCGATCGCCGCCGCGCTGAAGCAGGAAAAGATGGCGGAAGCGGGCAAGCTGGCGAAAAACGCCGTGGCCCTGCGCATCGGCACCGGCGAGGTCATCGCGGTGGTGGAAGCGTTCCTCGAACAGCGCTGGGTCTCGGTGCTGACCGTCGCCTACAGCATCGAGGACGGCAAGCCGGGCGCCGTCAACAACGCCACCAGGGCCATGGACGAACTGATCTGGAGCGTGCGCCCCAAGCTGAACGCCGACGACCGCAAGCTGCTGATCTCCAAACTGCCCGGGATGCTGGCCACATTGAACAAGTGGCTCGACGCGATCAAGTGGCAGGACGCCGACCGCCTGCAATTCTTTGCCGAGCTGGCCGAGTGCCACGCGTCCATCGTGCGCGCGCCGCTGGACCTGTCGCCGGAACGTCAGCTGGACATATCGGTGCAGGTGGCGAAGCAGGCCGCCGAGCGGCGTCTGGAACTGCAGGCGAAGGCCGAGGCGGCCGACCAAGCCGAAGCCGAGACGCGCGCCAGCCAGCCGGAGCTCGAAGCGGCCGAGGAGGAGGCCGCCATCGAAGTCGAGGGGCTCAGGCGCGGCATGTGGCTGGAGTTCGCGCAGCCGGACGGCGGCCGGCGCCAGGTCAAGCTTGCATGGATCAGTCCGCTTCGCACGCTGTATATTTTCTCGACCGCGTCGCGGCAGGAGGCTTTTTCGCTATCGGGCGAGCAATTGGCGCGGCAATTCCGGGATGCCACCGCGCGGGTGGTGCGCAACGACGGCGTGGTGGCCATGGCGCTGTCCGAAGCGCTGGCGCGCGGCGCCGTCAACGACGCCTCGGCCGATCCGGCTCGGCGCGCGTCCACTTCAGGCTGA
- a CDS encoding LysE family translocator gives MTLSTWLLFLSVSLAAAFSPGPGVLMAISTAATQGARRALYSSLGNALGVFIVATTAVAGLGLVLKTSALAFGAVKVAGAAYLIYLGVKTWRQASKAPAQADDAAQAAPVALASRWSTFRSGLLVAISNPKAILFFTAVFPQFMPPDHIDPMRFLLLTSTFTACSLLSHFFYVVCASWMKRRVRQSAARSRFTKRTTGALFIGMGGALLTVK, from the coding sequence ATGACACTCTCGACCTGGCTGTTATTCCTCTCCGTTTCCCTGGCGGCGGCCTTCAGTCCGGGGCCGGGCGTGCTGATGGCCATCTCGACGGCCGCCACGCAAGGCGCGCGGCGCGCCTTGTATAGCTCGCTGGGCAACGCACTCGGTGTGTTCATCGTCGCCACCACCGCCGTCGCCGGCCTCGGCCTGGTGCTCAAGACCTCGGCGCTGGCTTTTGGCGCGGTCAAGGTGGCCGGCGCCGCCTATCTGATCTATCTCGGCGTGAAAACCTGGCGCCAGGCGTCGAAGGCGCCGGCCCAGGCCGATGACGCGGCCCAGGCGGCGCCGGTGGCGCTGGCCAGCCGCTGGAGCACGTTCCGCTCCGGCCTGCTGGTGGCGATCAGCAATCCCAAGGCGATCCTGTTCTTCACCGCCGTGTTCCCCCAATTCATGCCGCCGGACCATATCGACCCGATGCGCTTCCTGCTGCTGACGTCGACCTTCACCGCGTGCAGCCTGCTGTCGCACTTCTTTTATGTGGTGTGCGCGTCGTGGATGAAGCGCCGGGTGCGCCAGAGCGCGGCCCGTTCGCGCTTCACCAAGCGCACCACCGGCGCCTTGTTCATCGGCATGGGCGGCGCGCTGCTGACCGTCAAGTAA
- a CDS encoding phosphatase PAP2 family protein, giving the protein MWALLFGIGMTLVVVTKMAFVGWGIGVASVEFAGFSGHAMRAAAVYPVAAFLAFRSSSSNARYAATAAGVVFAILIAISRVPMMAHSVSESVTGSILGLAVAAAFIRFASTEQHWALSRMLVVLCLPIVLIAPRVEPVPAEQWITEAALYLSGRDQPYTRAMWAESKHRAHQ; this is encoded by the coding sequence ATGTGGGCGCTGTTGTTCGGCATCGGCATGACCCTGGTGGTCGTGACCAAAATGGCGTTCGTGGGCTGGGGGATCGGCGTCGCGTCGGTCGAGTTCGCGGGCTTTAGCGGCCACGCGATGCGCGCCGCAGCCGTCTATCCGGTCGCCGCCTTCCTTGCCTTCCGTAGCTCCAGCAGTAACGCCAGGTATGCGGCCACCGCCGCCGGGGTCGTCTTCGCCATCCTGATCGCCATTTCGCGCGTGCCCATGATGGCGCATTCGGTCTCCGAATCGGTCACCGGCAGCATCCTGGGGCTGGCGGTCGCCGCCGCCTTCATCCGCTTCGCCAGCACCGAGCAGCACTGGGCGCTCAGCCGCATGCTGGTCGTGCTGTGCCTGCCGATCGTATTGATCGCGCCGCGTGTCGAACCGGTGCCGGCGGAGCAATGGATCACCGAGGCCGCGCTGTATCTCTCCGGCCGCGACCAGCCCTACACCCGCGCCATGTGGGCCGAGTCCAAGCACCGCGCGCACCAGTAG
- the smc gene encoding chromosome segregation protein SMC — MRLSSIKLSGFKSFVDPTNFQVPGQLVGVVGPNGCGKSNIIDAVRWVLGESKASELRGESMQDVIFNGSTHRKPAGRASVELVFDNNDGKAAGQWGQYAEIAVKRTLTRDGTSTYYINGQPVRRRDIQDIFLGTGLGPRAYAIIGQGMISRIIESRPEELRVFLEEAAGVSKYKERRRETENRLHDTRENLLRVEDILRELNSNLEKLEGQAAVATKFHQLQSDQEEKQKLLWLLRKVEAENEQKKYFREVEQAQNDLEEQTAKLRNVEATLEHMRQAHFAAGDRLHTAQGSLYQTNAEIGSLEAQIKFVIESRGRLQSQLAALTAQRDQWQNQATEYGGQIEEAEFTLEELSAKVEQSQMMAEQKGESLPTLEQAWREAQTRSTESRARIMQAQQQLELESAHQRNANNILNGLAVRRERLQQEKSGLSLPDSAHLTNMRMQLEEKQQALEEQSFLLEEALEQQPRLEEERQAAQQQVNSETAANAQLEARLNALRQLQERVQTQGKVTPWLQKHELDSLPRLWQKLNIESGWETALESVLRERTSALQMSNIEWAKAFFGDAPPAKLALFAPSTAVPPAPVEAPGLKPFLNLLKLNDPSLRGLLQDWLHNAYHAEDAAEAFAERARLPAGGYFVTRQGHVVTQNSVRFYAADSEQDGMLGRQQEIENITKQLRAQQMLADEARARSVRAEAALSEHTRRLTEYRAKLQSLQQSVHTLQLDVVKLSEIEARFNQRSNQIETDLAEIAAQEEEQTHIKMESEEKFEQLDMELGNLQGDHEDGQTVFLEKEQRLADAREALRDLERAAQEAQFAEKSQRNKIEELRRSIATATAQVAQVTQSLEAGQHELATMESGSANDGLQDLLDRRTDQEKALSDARHELDQITQQLRQFEEGRMSTERALQPQRDKIMEMQLKEQAARLNQEQFAAQLAEVQADEATLAEKLHPDMKASYLQGEVTRLTNAISMLGAVNLAALDELATASERKNFLDSQNADLNEAINTLQDAIARIDKETRDLLQDTFDRVNGHFSELFPILFGGGQAKLIMTGDEILDSGVQVMAQPPGKKNATIHLLSGGEKALTATALVFSMFRLNPAPFCLLDEVDAPLDDANTERFCRMVKRMSDHTQFLFISHNKIAMEMANQLIGVTMQEQGVSRIVAVDMQSAANFASEAQAA; from the coding sequence GTGCGTCTATCTTCCATTAAATTGTCGGGATTCAAGTCTTTCGTTGATCCCACCAATTTCCAGGTGCCGGGCCAGCTGGTTGGCGTGGTGGGACCGAATGGTTGCGGCAAGTCGAATATCATCGATGCCGTGCGTTGGGTGCTGGGGGAATCGAAGGCCTCGGAATTGCGCGGCGAATCGATGCAGGACGTCATTTTCAACGGCTCGACGCATCGCAAGCCGGCCGGGCGGGCTTCCGTCGAACTGGTCTTCGACAACAACGACGGCAAGGCCGCCGGCCAATGGGGCCAGTATGCGGAGATCGCCGTCAAGCGCACCTTGACGCGCGACGGCACCTCTACTTATTACATCAACGGCCAGCCGGTGCGCCGGCGCGACATCCAGGACATCTTCCTCGGCACCGGCCTCGGTCCGCGCGCCTACGCCATCATCGGCCAGGGCATGATCAGCCGTATCATCGAATCGCGTCCCGAAGAATTGCGCGTGTTCCTCGAGGAGGCTGCGGGCGTTTCCAAGTACAAGGAACGCCGCCGGGAAACCGAGAACCGTCTGCACGATACCCGTGAAAACCTACTGCGCGTTGAAGATATCCTGCGGGAGCTGAATTCGAATCTGGAAAAACTGGAAGGGCAGGCCGCCGTCGCGACCAAATTCCACCAGCTGCAATCGGACCAGGAAGAGAAGCAAAAGCTGCTTTGGCTGCTGCGCAAGGTCGAAGCCGAGAACGAGCAGAAAAAGTACTTCCGCGAGGTGGAGCAGGCGCAAAACGATCTGGAAGAACAGACCGCGAAGCTGCGCAACGTCGAGGCGACCCTGGAGCACATGCGCCAGGCGCATTTTGCCGCCGGCGACCGCCTGCACACGGCGCAGGGCAGCCTGTATCAGACCAACGCCGAAATCGGCAGCCTGGAAGCGCAGATCAAGTTCGTCATCGAATCGCGCGGCCGCCTGCAATCGCAGCTGGCGGCGCTGACCGCGCAGCGCGACCAGTGGCAGAACCAGGCCACCGAATACGGCGGCCAGATTGAGGAAGCCGAATTCACGCTGGAAGAACTGTCGGCCAAGGTCGAACAATCGCAGATGATGGCCGAGCAAAAAGGCGAGTCGTTGCCGACGCTGGAGCAGGCCTGGCGCGAGGCGCAGACCAGGAGCACCGAATCGCGCGCCCGCATCATGCAGGCGCAGCAGCAGCTGGAACTGGAATCGGCGCACCAGCGCAACGCCAACAACATCCTTAACGGCCTCGCCGTGCGTCGCGAGCGCCTGCAGCAGGAAAAGAGCGGTCTGAGTCTGCCGGACAGCGCGCACCTGACCAATATGCGCATGCAGCTGGAGGAAAAGCAGCAGGCGCTGGAGGAACAAAGCTTCCTGCTGGAGGAGGCGCTGGAGCAGCAGCCGCGCCTTGAAGAGGAACGCCAGGCCGCGCAGCAGCAGGTCAATAGCGAAACCGCCGCCAACGCCCAACTGGAAGCGCGCCTGAACGCGCTGCGCCAGTTGCAGGAACGCGTGCAGACCCAGGGCAAGGTGACGCCGTGGCTGCAAAAGCACGAGCTGGATTCGCTGCCGCGCCTGTGGCAAAAACTGAATATCGAATCCGGTTGGGAGACGGCGCTGGAATCGGTGCTGCGCGAGCGCACCTCGGCGCTACAAATGTCGAACATCGAATGGGCCAAGGCCTTCTTCGGCGACGCGCCGCCGGCCAAGCTGGCGTTGTTCGCGCCGTCGACGGCGGTGCCGCCGGCGCCGGTGGAAGCGCCGGGCCTGAAGCCGTTCCTGAATCTGCTCAAACTCAACGACCCGTCGCTGCGCGGCCTGCTGCAGGACTGGCTGCACAACGCCTACCACGCCGAGGACGCGGCCGAAGCCTTCGCCGAACGCGCCAGGTTGCCGGCCGGCGGCTACTTCGTCACCCGCCAGGGCCACGTCGTCACCCAGAACAGCGTGCGCTTCTACGCGGCCGACTCGGAGCAGGACGGCATGCTGGGACGGCAGCAGGAAATCGAGAACATCACCAAGCAGCTGCGCGCGCAGCAGATGCTGGCCGACGAAGCGCGGGCCCGTTCGGTGCGCGCCGAGGCGGCGCTGTCGGAACACACGCGCCGCCTGACCGAATACCGCGCCAAGCTGCAAAGCCTGCAGCAATCGGTGCACACCTTGCAGCTCGATGTCGTCAAGCTGTCGGAGATCGAGGCGCGCTTCAACCAGCGCAGCAACCAGATCGAAACCGACCTCGCCGAAATCGCCGCGCAGGAGGAAGAACAGACCCACATCAAGATGGAGTCCGAGGAAAAGTTCGAGCAGCTCGATATGGAGCTCGGCAACCTGCAGGGCGACCACGAGGACGGCCAGACCGTCTTCCTGGAAAAGGAACAGCGCCTGGCCGACGCCCGCGAAGCCTTGCGCGATCTGGAGCGCGCCGCGCAGGAGGCGCAGTTCGCGGAAAAATCCCAGCGCAACAAGATCGAGGAATTGCGCCGCTCGATCGCCACCGCGACCGCGCAGGTGGCGCAGGTGACGCAAAGCCTGGAGGCGGGCCAGCATGAACTGGCGACGATGGAATCCGGTTCCGCCAACGACGGCCTGCAGGACCTGCTGGACCGCCGCACCGATCAGGAGAAGGCACTGTCGGACGCGCGCCATGAACTGGACCAGATCACGCAGCAGCTGCGCCAGTTCGAGGAAGGGCGCATGTCGACCGAGCGCGCGCTGCAACCGCAACGCGACAAGATCATGGAAATGCAGCTCAAGGAGCAGGCCGCGCGCCTGAACCAGGAGCAGTTCGCCGCGCAGCTGGCCGAGGTGCAGGCCGACGAGGCGACGCTAGCGGAGAAGCTGCATCCGGATATGAAGGCGTCGTATTTGCAGGGCGAGGTGACGCGCCTGACCAACGCCATCTCGATGCTGGGCGCGGTCAACCTGGCGGCGCTGGACGAACTGGCGACGGCGTCCGAGCGCAAGAACTTCCTCGATTCGCAGAACGCCGACTTGAACGAGGCGATCAACACGCTGCAAGACGCCATCGCCCGGATCGACAAGGAAACGCGCGATCTGCTGCAGGACACTTTCGACCGCGTCAACGGTCACTTCTCCGAGCTGTTCCCGATCCTGTTCGGCGGCGGCCAGGCCAAGTTGATCATGACCGGCGACGAAATCCTCGACTCCGGCGTGCAGGTCATGGCGCAGCCGCCGGGTAAAAAGAACGCCACCATCCACCTGCTGTCCGGCGGCGAAAAAGCGCTGACGGCGACGGCGCTGGTGTTCTCCATGTTCCGACTTAACCCGGCGCCGTTTTGCCTGCTCGACGAGGTCGACGCACCGCTGGACGACGCCAATACCGAACGATTCTGCCGGATGGTCAAACGGATGTCCGACCATACCCAATTCCTCTTCATCTCGCACAATAAGATTGCGATGGAGATGGCCAATCAACTAATCGGTGTGACGATGCAGGAGCAGGGCGTATCGCGCATCGTGGCGGTGGATATGCAATCCGCCGCCAATTTCGCTTCAGAGGCACAAGCAGCATGA